In the Arachis hypogaea cultivar Tifrunner chromosome 20, arahy.Tifrunner.gnm2.J5K5, whole genome shotgun sequence genome, aacttatttatatttatatttttaaaaatgagGGTCGCTACACTATCCGTTCCCTTAACTTCTTGGAAACTTCTAGCATTTTAAACGGTTCTGGTAATCCCCAAAATTGTGTCCAAACTGGGAAACTAGTTATGATCTCCACATTGGGGGTATACTCTTTATTCCACCGTTTGACATGAAGTACATAATCTTTGAACAGCCACGATGCTCCACGTTCAATACGGATTACATCCACTTCATTAGAGAAGAAAAATTGGAATTTGTTATCGCCCATGTCGCAGACTTTGAATCCCTCTGGTTTACCCCAAATTGCCTTTAGTGCATTATCCATGGTTCCTATCGAGAATGTTTTGGCAGCAAAAATTCTACCATAGAGACTGTTAGTGCAAGCATTCACACCTTTTGATATATCTTCTTCCTCCAAAAAAACAACCTCCTCTACTTTCTCTTCACTTGATTCCTCATGTTGGTCTTTAGTTTTCCTTGTTTCTGCCATACAAAGTTACGTGAAAAATACTTGGTCAACCAGATGCTCATAAAAAAAGAGTAGAAAGCTAATCACTTTGATCACTATAAGCCTTGATAGCAGAGAGGCTCTGTTTGAGAAAACTCTAACAGAGCACTTTTTAACTCTAACAGAGCACTCTTTAatacatttttattcttttaatttttatgtaaatagttgcttttatattaattttaaaaaaatacataaaatctaggacaaattactaaaataaaatatttggacTTTAAAATTACGAAAAAAGAAGCAATGGCCACTTTAAATGCTCTGTCAATATATATCATCTCATAATCACCTTCCTCCATTATAATAAATACAATAAGATTAGAGTTCAGACACCCAAATTCAtgttattgaatatttataaaTCCATTAATACTTGATGAAAAAAGAATTGAAGTCAATCATAAACCTAAATAAATATTTGCAATGCAACAAATAATATATCTAAATGATGGCGAATAACTTTTAAATTTGGGTTAATTATATATAGTGGAACTTAGTGCAAGCATAAACCACTAGATTCCTTCCATGGTTTATGCTTATTTCCCATTCACACAAAAACTGTGGATTCCTACTATGATTTCTAGCCAAATTTATTATCAACATAAACTGCGAAATCCCATCAGCGCTTTATGTGTATTTTGAAATCGTAAGACCTCTCCCACGGTttacataattttataaaaaaatatatttttatatttaaattacaaaaattgtatTTCGCTAATTTTAGAacccaaatattttattttggtgatTTATTCTAAAACCTAACCTAGTTAAATTCTACGGTAGTGtataaatagtaataaaaattaaaaattaaaaaaattttgtcggcaaaataaacataaatcgTGAATAAAAAAATGGTTTTaagcagaaaaaaataaaacaatatagtttttacttttattttgttttttttttaagtaaattatGTTGAAAATTCCAtacagaaaaaaaaggaagaaaaagagggTAAAGACAAATTAAAGAACGCGCAGGACATAGAAATTGGAACCAATTAATTATGTATCACCGACTTGTAGGTCCATTATGCTCCAAAGTGTTGTCCAAATCTTCGAAGCAttcttattataattattaatcaaTAAGACAAATTTTCTTCTAGGACCATCATAGATATTCATTCATATTCACAATCTCAGTTGTGTTCACTTTCATATATAATAGAGTTTGTATTGAATACGTAAACAATACTAATAACCATGCATGCTAATTAAAGGGAAGCTGAGGCCATGTGATTATGTGAAGGCAATTTTCTACATttgagaaatttaaaaaaaataaaatatatatatatatatatatattttatttggtttaaGCTTATAGAATa is a window encoding:
- the LOC112783414 gene encoding uncharacterized protein, encoding MAETRKTKDQHEESSEEKVEEVVFLEEEDISKGVNACTNSLYGRIFAAKTFSIGTMDNALKAIWGKPEGFKVCDMGDNKFQFFFSNEVDVIRIERGASWLFKDYVLHVKRWNKEYTPNVEIITSFPVWTQFWGLPEPFKMLEVSKKLRERIV